A window from Micromonospora profundi encodes these proteins:
- a CDS encoding inositol monophosphatase family protein produces the protein MADTLLDDVGDLLLEAADQVVLPLFRKLDEADVSEKAPGEVVTVADRRAEELISAGLRRLRPGSVVVGEEGVADDPGLLRHLRDSGDVWLVDPVDGTANFAAGRRPFALMVALLTDGRPTAGWILDPLAETIAVGRAEDGTLLNGRPVGAAATVPPVGDLRGAAMTRFLPPEARERVRAGGRRLGELLPGQHCAGREYLDILTGEQQFTLFWRTLPWDHAPGTLLVRAAGGVARRFDGVDYHPADEGRGLLVAANEQVWADVHDALLSA, from the coding sequence GTGGCTGACACCCTGCTCGACGACGTCGGCGACCTGCTCCTGGAGGCCGCCGACCAGGTCGTGCTGCCGCTGTTCCGCAAGCTCGACGAGGCTGACGTGTCGGAGAAGGCACCCGGCGAGGTGGTGACCGTCGCCGACCGTCGCGCCGAAGAGCTGATCTCGGCAGGGCTGCGCCGGCTCCGGCCCGGCTCGGTGGTCGTCGGTGAGGAGGGCGTCGCCGACGACCCGGGGCTGTTGCGGCACCTGCGCGACAGCGGGGACGTCTGGCTGGTCGACCCGGTCGACGGCACCGCCAACTTCGCCGCAGGCCGCCGCCCGTTCGCCCTGATGGTGGCGCTGCTTACCGACGGCCGCCCGACCGCAGGCTGGATCCTCGACCCGCTGGCCGAGACGATTGCCGTCGGGCGGGCCGAGGACGGCACCCTGCTCAACGGTCGGCCGGTGGGCGCCGCCGCGACGGTGCCGCCGGTGGGCGACCTGCGCGGCGCGGCGATGACCCGGTTCCTGCCGCCGGAGGCCCGGGAGCGGGTCCGTGCCGGTGGCCGGCGACTCGGCGAACTGCTGCCGGGCCAGCACTGCGCCGGCCGGGAATACCTGGACATCCTCACCGGCGAGCAGCAGTTCACCCTCTTCTGGCGCACCCTGCCCTGGGACCACGCCCCGGGCACCCTGCTGGTCCGCGCGGCCGGTGGTGTCGCCCGCCGGTTCGACGGCGTCGACTACCACCCCGCCGACGAGGGTCGCGGGCTGCTTGTCGCCGCCAACGAGCAGGTCTGGGCCGACGTGCACGACGCCCTGCTCAGCGCCTGA